The stretch of DNA TATCTCGAAAAACAGAAAACGCCCCAATAAGTTCCCCATTTTCACCAATCATTGGAATTCTTGTCGTAATGACCTTTAATCCATTATCTAAAATAAGCTCCTGATTTGCCTCAATCCTCCTTGTTTCTAACACCCTAGGTAAATTACTTTTAGATATCACATCAAGGATATGCCTTCCAAGTGCTTCCTGTCTTATTATTCCGATCATCTTTTCAGCACTTTTATTAATTAGAATAATTTCGAAATCCTTATTGATCCCAATCATTCCGTCGCCCGTTGAGTTAAAAATTAAATCATGCTTAAATTTTTCATTTTGAATACGTGAAATTAACTCCTCTTTTTCCTCAATAAGCTTAGCTATTAAAAATGCTACACTTCCTGGAATTAAGACTGAATTTTTACTTTTTTCTTCCCTAAGCTCAATAAAAACATCTTGATTTCCAGTTACCTCTATAATGATATCAATGTCATTGTTAATAAATTTCCTCCAGTCTGTTCCTGTTGGAATATCATCTTCCTTTGCCATTAATATGCCAGATGCATCCGGATTACTGTCGACAACAGCAATCACTTTTAACATTGCTGTCTCTTTCATAATTCTTAAGATCGCTGTACCACCTTTACCTGCACCAACAATCATCACTGTTTGCATATGTTGTATACCTCTTTTGTTTGAAATTTATTTCATGAATTTTCTATCTTTTATGCAAATTATTTCATATAGTCATATTTTATACATAATTATATAGCTTGACAAATTTCCTTATTGATTTATTATTTTTTATGAATGCAATATTATTGAACGAAGGGAATCTCCAATGGTTAGAATTATTGCTTTACTTATATTATTAATACCCGGTTTTTTGGCTGCATATGGAATAAAATTAATGAGGGATATGGTGTTTGGAAATTTACTTAGTCCATTTCCATTCTTATGGCTTCAATTTCTAACTGGGCTTCTTCTATTTCTAACTGGGCTTGGCTTTGTGGCTGGCTTTATCCTTTACCGTGATCGAAAAAGAAATAAAGTACAAGTACGTTTTCAAAGAAAATAAAAAAGCGTGGCGAAAATAAAATGCACCTTTAATAAAGGTCTTTTAAAAAACGCCATGCTTTTTTTATTCAATATAAATATAGCCACTTATTTAACAATACTGCTCCCTGATTTTTATTGCTTTTACAGGATCGTCCGTTATAAACGCTGAACATCCTGCAGAAAATAATCGGTGCATCGTGTTTTCTTTATTTACTGTATAAGGCCTAACAGCGATTCCATATTCCATAGAAGCCTTAATTAATTCCGTTTTTGCAATTGTATATTTTGGATGGATGCTCTTTGCTCCAATTGATTCCGCATAAATCCACGGCATATAAAGACCTTCTGAAAACAATGGAGCCGTCTCTATTTCAGGAGCCATTCTGTAACAATTTACAATACTATAATGGTTAAATGAAGATAGAACAACACGATCAGTCATATTATAAGCACGAATTAGAGCTATCACCTTTTCCTCCATGCCTTCATATGGAAAAATACCATTTTTTAATTCGATATTACAAATAATATGGTTCGTTTTCATCCATTCTAAAACTTCATATAAAGAAGGAATGGGTTCTTTTTTTAGAAATGTTTTTTTTGGATAACTCGCATCTAGCTTTCTTAACTCATTAAATGTAAAATCTTTTACGAAACCCTTTCCATTCGTTGTCCTATCTACTTTTTCATCATGGATGACTACGATTTCACCATCCTTTGTTAGTTGAACGTCTAGTTCGATTCCATCGGAACCAGCGTATTCAGCTTCTTTAAAAGCTTTCATAGTGTTTTCAGGGAAAAGGTGTGAGTATCCCCTATGCGCAAAAATAAGTGTCATAAGATCAATCCCTTATTATGAATTGGAGGAAAAAAATGATGAAACCTTTACAAATTTCACCAGATACAGCCATAAAGCTTGCAGAAAAATTAAAGCTTCCTATTGAGCAAATCATGCATATGCCTCAGCATATTTTGCTTCAAAAGATGATGGAGCTAGATAAAAAAGAAAAACAAGAGTAAAAACCATTAGAAAAACTTGGCGTTCACCAAGTCCTTTTTGGCGAATACCTTAGTTTTTCTTATGCGGTCTTATTGGCAGATATTTAATTGAAAACACACTTTACTTTAGTACGTTAATAAGCTTAACTTTCCTATCAGCTAAAAAAGCGCTCCCAATTAGAGAACGCTGATTATGAGATATTGATTAAAATAATTTCTAATAATTTCTAACTCTTTCAAGAAGCTTTATGTTCCAACCTTAATTTATCAGCGACCATCGCAATAAATTCACTATTCGTTGGCTTTGCTTTTGACATACTTACCGTATATCCAAATAATGATGAGATCGAATCAATATTTCCTCTGCTCCAAGCAACTTCGATAGCATGTCGAATTGCACGTTCAACTCGGCTTGCAGTTGTATTGTATTTCTTTGCAATATCAGGATATAAAACCTTTGTGATCGAACCAAGAAGCTCGATATCGTTGTATACCATGGAAATTGCTTCACGAAGATACATATAGCCTTTAATATGTGCAGGGACGCCAATTTCATGAATAATACTCGTAATGCTTGCATCGAGATTTTTTGGTTTTGATTCCACTTGAGGACGATAATTTGAGGTTGTAGACTTCCTCATGACCGGATTAGATTTTCCACTTACTTGTCGAATGTGGTTAGCAAGATTCTCCATATCAAATGGTTTTAAAATAAAATATGATGCTCCTAAATCAACAGCTTTCTTTGTAACATCCTCCTGTCCAAAAGCTGTTAGCATAATTACATTCGGCAGGTGTGTCTTTTTCATATCGCGCATTTTACCAAGAACAGCAAGGCCATCTAAATGAGGCATAATAATATCCAACACAAGGACGTCTGGATCTTCGTGCTCTAAAATGTCCAAGCACTCCTGTCCATTATGCCCAACCCCTATTATCTCCATATCATCCTGGGATGATATATATTCCTCTAAAAGCCCGACTAGCTCTCTATTGTCATCGACTACACAAACTTTAATCTTCTTCACGGATACTTCCTCCTCAGGTCCATTGTGTTCTCTTTACCATCTATTTTTATTCTAAATGAGAAATTCGACAACGCAACTGAAAATCCTTTAGTTTTTTTAAATTTTCTCAAAAATAGGATAAAATCCTTAATATTCTCTTATTTTCTCTGTTATTCGACTTTTTCCGCTAATAATTATTAATACTCCAACCTATTTGTCGAAAAATCTTTACTATATGATATCATATTCATCTCATTAATGTTAGCACTTCCCTGTTGATCTGCATGCATTTAGCGATCGAGGGCGGTCCGGAAGCCTCCTCGTCGAAGAGCGCTCCTGCGTGGTCTCCCTTTGACTCGCTTCTCCCGCAGGACGTTGAAATAATCTCCCCCGAATAAACACCGCACAAAGGAAATGCGAATGCATTTTCGAGGATCTCGCGCCTGCAGCGAGAATCAACAACAAAATAGCATTATCAAACTGAACTTTGAACTTTGACACAGCCAAAAAAAGAAATCGACAAAATGCCGATTTCTTTTAATTGCATATTAGACCTTATGAGGCTTTTTCTCTTTGTTTTTCATAAATATCTATTCCAGCTTCATTTAACATCCATTCAATGTGAACGCCATAGCCTGAAGTTGGATCATTAACAAAGACATGTGTGACCGCACCAATTACCTTGTCATTTTGAATAATCGGACTGCCACTCATTCCTTGGACTATTCCTCCTGTTTTTGCTAAAAGCTTCGGATCTGTCACCTTTATGACCATTCCTTTTGTAGCAGGAAATTTTTGAGGAATTGTGCTGACAATTTCAATATCAAAAAGATTAACTTTATCATCATCTACCACTGTCAAAATTTGTGCCGGGCCTTCTTTTACTTGATGTGATAAAGCAATCGGCATGGGCTTATCAAGTATGCCATTTTTCAGGTTTTGATTTAGCTCACCAAAAATTCCAAAGGGGCTATTTCTAACAATATTTCCGATTACCTCTTTGTCTTCAGAAAAACGCGCAAGCTTTTCTCCTGGATTTCCATTACTCCCTTTTTCAATTGAAGTAACGGTTGAGCGAACGATTTGTCCATCTTCCACAACAATTGGTTTTTTTGTATCCATGTCTGATATGACGTGACCTAATGCGCCATACTTTCTTGACTCAGGATGATAAAATGTCATTGTACCAATTCCTGCCGCAGAATCTCTAATATACAACCCTAGCTTATAGGAGCCCTCAGTCTTCTCTCTGAGGGGTGTTAATTTTGTTGTAAAATAATTATTTTCACGATTGACGACTATATTGAGGGGATTACCAGCTTTCCCCGCCTCTTGTACAAACGGAGCAACATCTGACATTTTTTCTATTTTTTTACCATTTATTTCTGTAATAATATCTCCTATTTTTATACCTGCAATTTCTCCAGGTGATGATTTACCATTAATTGTATTTATTTGATGGTGGCCTACTACTAACACACCTATTGTATTTAGTTTTACTCCAATCGACTGCCCACCTGGTATAACTTTAAAATCCTTTAACACATTAACATCGACTTTTTTAATGGGAAAACCCGCTAATTCTAAAAACATTTCATTTTCCCCGCGTTTTTTCGCATTTAGGGACACGGAATCATTGTCTTGTTTAAGTGCAATACTTGAATTATCTGAAGACATCTTTGCTGTTACCATTTCTACTTTAGCTAAGTTAAACTGCTGACCTTCAAAAAGTGTAATGGATGTCGGAATTTCTATATATTCTTTAAAAGGCTTGGAAAAACCAATTGCAATTAATGAAACAAGGAGAATTCCACCAATTATTTTTCTTAAAGCTTCTATTGTCAAAACTTTCACTCTCCTCGCTTCTAATCCACTAACGTCAAATGGCTACACCTTTAATTTTGCCTTCAAAGCGAGCATTTATAACCGATTTGGTGATAAAAAAAGCTATCCTTCTTTGGATAGCTTTTCAAGTATTTTATTTGATCACTTTTGAAGCTTTAACCTGTTCGCAAGCTGAAGAAGTTCTTTAGCATGCTCTTTTGTTAAATCGGTAATTTCAACACCAGATATCATCCTGCCAATTTCTTTTATTTTTTCAACTTCATTCAAAGGCTTGACAGATGTTTTAGTCCTTCCATCTTTAATATTTTTTGCGATAAACAAATGGGTATCAGCCATTGCTGCAACTTGCGGTAAATGAGAAATACATAACACTTGAGAATCAACTGCTACATGATGAATTTTTTCAGCAATCGCCTGTGCAACTCTTCCGCTAACACCGGTATCTACTTCATCAAAAATGATAGAAGTAACCCCTTGATGCTTTGAAAAAATACTCTTTAATGCAAGCATAATTCTCGAAAGCTCTCCTCCGGAAGCAATTTTAGATAGAGGCTTTAATGGTTCGCCTGGATTTGTTGAAAGGTAGAATTCAACTCGGTCGATTCCACTTCTCATAAAGTTATCAGAATCCGTGTGAAACATTACTTCAAATACTGTCTTCTCCATATATAGTTCTTTTAATTCTTTATGGATTAAATTTGTTAAATTCTGGGCTGAAACTTTTCTTGATTTACTTAATTCCTCAGCCTCAATTCGCAGGTCCTTTTTAAGTGAGGATATTTCTTTCTCAAGCTTATCAATATGCGTTTCTTTATTTTGCAAAGTTTCGATTTCTTCCTCAATTTTTGATGCATATTCAAGGATTTCAACAATTGATTTTCCGTATTTTCGTTTTAACTGTTGGATTTCATTTAAACGGTCATCAATGTTGGCCAGCCTTTCTGGATCATATTCAAGAAAATCAAGTTTGTTTCGTAATATACTAGCTGCATCCTCAAGTTGATAAAAACAATTTGATACATTTTCTGCAAGGTCTTTATAGGATTGATCAAGTCCGGCCGCTTCCTCTAAATGACCCATAACTAAGCCAATCCAATCCAGTCCTCTTTGTTCCCCTTGAAGGCCTGAATAGCCTGACTGCAAAGAATCAAATATACGTTCAAAATTACTCAGCTTTCTTTTCTCTTCAAACAGCTCTTCATCTTCATTTAGTTTTAAATTTGCCTTTTGAATTTCATCGTATTGAAATTGAATTAAATCCAGACGATGCGCCATTAATTGATCATTTTCACTTAAGCTTTTTAAGTTTTTCAATTTTTGTTCATAGGATTGAAAAACTTGCTGGTATCCTAAAAGGGCAGTTGAAATCTTTGCACCACCAAATTGATCAAGTAAACTAATATGCATCGTATCATCCATTAGTTCCTGATGCTCGTGCTGTCCATGAATATCAATAAGCGAACTGCCAACCTCTCTCAAAATCGATATGGTCACAAGCTTTCCATTTATCCTGCAAATGCTTTTTCCAGACTTTAAAATATCTCTTCTTAGTACAACCATTCCATCCTCAAGCTCTATACCAAATTCATTTGCTTTTTTGTAAACAGGATGGTTTGTGTCGTCTACTTGAAAAAGCCCTTCAATTTCTGCCTTTTCCTCGCCATGTCTAATAAATTCAACTGAACCTCTGCCACCGACCAGTAAATGAATAGCATCAATGATAATTGATTTCCCTGCACCTGTTTCCCCACTTAATACAGTTAAACCTTTATCGAACGATATAGAAAGGGCTTCAATAATAGCAAAATTTCTAATTGAAAGTTCATTTAGCAAAATAATTCATCCCCATTTACAACATTTCAAGAAAGCGATTTGTAATTTCTTCCGTTTCCTCAGGAGTTTTACAAATAATTAAGCAAGTATCGTCTCCACAAATTGTTCCGAGAATTTCTTCCCAATCCAAATTATCGATAAGCGCTCCAATTGCCATCGCATTACCAGGAAGGGTTTTCATAACAAGAAGATGTCCTGCTGAATCAATACGTACAAATGCATCCATTAAATTTCTTCTTAGTTTTTGTAATGGGTTAAAGCGCTGATCTGCAGGAAGACTGTATTTATATCTACCGTCTAAAAGGGGAACCTTTACAAGATGAAGTTCTTTAATGTCACGAGAAACGGTTGCTTGTGTTACATTGTAACCAGCATTTTTTAATTCATCTACAAGATCATCCTGTGTTTCTATATCATTATTTGCAATAATATCACGAATCTTTATATGCCTCTGACCTTTTGTCATAATAACACCTCATATACAAGCATTTGAGCTACTTCCCTTTTATGTTAGCCGATTTTACCTATATTGTACATTTTTTCTTTAATAAAATTACTTCTTTCTTCCTTAGCCCATTATAAAAGGAACAAGCCGCAGCTTATTCCTCATGGTTTTGTTTTGTTTTCAGTTCTATATGAGCTTCCTTCACGATCGTACTTGGATCAAATGAAAGCATATTTTCCCCTGAATCTTTTTCACCTGTCCAAAAAAGATGCAATAAAAACTCAATATTTCCATCTCCACCAGTAATCGGTGAAAACGAAAGGTTCTTTACATCGTAGCCAAGTTGAAGAGAAAGAGAAATCATTTCATGAAGAACTAATTCATGGACTTTAGAATCTCTAACAATTCCTTTTTTCCCTACCTGATCACGTCCTGCCTCGAACTGCGGTTTCACTAACGCTACGATATCACTATTTGGTACCAATAGCGTTTTTAGGACAGGCAGTATTAGCTTCAATGAGATAAATGAAACATCAATCGAAGCAAAATTAGGCATACCTTTAGTAAGATCCGCAGGGGTTACATAACGAAAGTTTGTGCGCTCCATTACAACTACACGCTCATCTTGTCTCAACTTCCATGCTAGCTGATTATAGCCAACATCTAGGGCATAAGACATCAGTGCACCATTTTGCAATGCGCAATCAGTGAATCCCCCAGTTGAAGCACCAATATCAAGGAGTAGCTTATCCTTCACATCTAGATCAAACGTCTTTAACGCCTTCTCAAGCTTCAAGCCTCCTCGGCTCACATATGGCATGACCTTACCTTTTACTCTTAATGGAATATCACTATTTACTTTTTCACCCGGCTTATCAAGACGAGTTTCATTGCTGAAGACAAGACCAGCCATAATGGTGCGTTTTGCCTTTTCTCTCGTTTCTGCTAAGCCTCTATCTACTAATAAGACATCTAAGCGTTCTTTCTTTATT from Cytobacillus dafuensis encodes:
- a CDS encoding DUF2627 domain-containing protein; its protein translation is MVRIIALLILLIPGFLAAYGIKLMRDMVFGNLLSPFPFLWLQFLTGLLLFLTGLGFVAGFILYRDRKRNKVQVRFQRK
- a CDS encoding glycerophosphodiester phosphodiesterase yields the protein MTLIFAHRGYSHLFPENTMKAFKEAEYAGSDGIELDVQLTKDGEIVVIHDEKVDRTTNGKGFVKDFTFNELRKLDASYPKKTFLKKEPIPSLYEVLEWMKTNHIICNIELKNGIFPYEGMEEKVIALIRAYNMTDRVVLSSFNHYSIVNCYRMAPEIETAPLFSEGLYMPWIYAESIGAKSIHPKYTIAKTELIKASMEYGIAVRPYTVNKENTMHRLFSAGCSAFITDDPVKAIKIREQYC
- a CDS encoding YycC family protein, whose product is MKPLQISPDTAIKLAEKLKLPIEQIMHMPQHILLQKMMELDKKEKQE
- the spo0A gene encoding sporulation transcription factor Spo0A yields the protein MKKIKVCVVDDNRELVGLLEEYISSQDDMEIIGVGHNGQECLDILEHEDPDVLVLDIIMPHLDGLAVLGKMRDMKKTHLPNVIMLTAFGQEDVTKKAVDLGASYFILKPFDMENLANHIRQVSGKSNPVMRKSTTSNYRPQVESKPKNLDASITSIIHEIGVPAHIKGYMYLREAISMVYNDIELLGSITKVLYPDIAKKYNTTASRVERAIRHAIEVAWSRGNIDSISSLFGYTVSMSKAKPTNSEFIAMVADKLRLEHKAS
- the spoIVB gene encoding SpoIVB peptidase codes for the protein MTIEALRKIIGGILLVSLIAIGFSKPFKEYIEIPTSITLFEGQQFNLAKVEMVTAKMSSDNSSIALKQDNDSVSLNAKKRGENEMFLELAGFPIKKVDVNVLKDFKVIPGGQSIGVKLNTIGVLVVGHHQINTINGKSSPGEIAGIKIGDIITEINGKKIEKMSDVAPFVQEAGKAGNPLNIVVNRENNYFTTKLTPLREKTEGSYKLGLYIRDSAAGIGTMTFYHPESRKYGALGHVISDMDTKKPIVVEDGQIVRSTVTSIEKGSNGNPGEKLARFSEDKEVIGNIVRNSPFGIFGELNQNLKNGILDKPMPIALSHQVKEGPAQILTVVDDDKVNLFDIEIVSTIPQKFPATKGMVIKVTDPKLLAKTGGIVQGMSGSPIIQNDKVIGAVTHVFVNDPTSGYGVHIEWMLNEAGIDIYEKQREKAS
- the recN gene encoding DNA repair protein RecN, which produces MLNELSIRNFAIIEALSISFDKGLTVLSGETGAGKSIIIDAIHLLVGGRGSVEFIRHGEEKAEIEGLFQVDDTNHPVYKKANEFGIELEDGMVVLRRDILKSGKSICRINGKLVTISILREVGSSLIDIHGQHEHQELMDDTMHISLLDQFGGAKISTALLGYQQVFQSYEQKLKNLKSLSENDQLMAHRLDLIQFQYDEIQKANLKLNEDEELFEEKRKLSNFERIFDSLQSGYSGLQGEQRGLDWIGLVMGHLEEAAGLDQSYKDLAENVSNCFYQLEDAASILRNKLDFLEYDPERLANIDDRLNEIQQLKRKYGKSIVEILEYASKIEEEIETLQNKETHIDKLEKEISSLKKDLRIEAEELSKSRKVSAQNLTNLIHKELKELYMEKTVFEVMFHTDSDNFMRSGIDRVEFYLSTNPGEPLKPLSKIASGGELSRIMLALKSIFSKHQGVTSIIFDEVDTGVSGRVAQAIAEKIHHVAVDSQVLCISHLPQVAAMADTHLFIAKNIKDGRTKTSVKPLNEVEKIKEIGRMISGVEITDLTKEHAKELLQLANRLKLQK
- the ahrC gene encoding transcriptional regulator AhrC/ArgR, giving the protein MTKGQRHIKIRDIIANNDIETQDDLVDELKNAGYNVTQATVSRDIKELHLVKVPLLDGRYKYSLPADQRFNPLQKLRRNLMDAFVRIDSAGHLLVMKTLPGNAMAIGALIDNLDWEEILGTICGDDTCLIICKTPEETEEITNRFLEML
- a CDS encoding TlyA family RNA methyltransferase codes for the protein MKIKKERLDVLLVDRGLAETREKAKRTIMAGLVFSNETRLDKPGEKVNSDIPLRVKGKVMPYVSRGGLKLEKALKTFDLDVKDKLLLDIGASTGGFTDCALQNGALMSYALDVGYNQLAWKLRQDERVVVMERTNFRYVTPADLTKGMPNFASIDVSFISLKLILPVLKTLLVPNSDIVALVKPQFEAGRDQVGKKGIVRDSKVHELVLHEMISLSLQLGYDVKNLSFSPITGGDGNIEFLLHLFWTGEKDSGENMLSFDPSTIVKEAHIELKTKQNHEE